In Daphnia magna isolate NIES linkage group LG7, ASM2063170v1.1, whole genome shotgun sequence, a single genomic region encodes these proteins:
- the LOC116927618 gene encoding actin-related protein 2/3 complex subunit 1A-B, whose translation MPESLSFGIDPITAHAWNKDRTKLAISPNSPEVHIYHFQRGEWKLEEILKEHDLKVTGIDWAPNTNRIVTCSADRNAYVWTQSEEKKWKPTLVLLRINRAATCVRWSPLENKFAVGSGARLISVCYFEKENDWWVSKHIKKPIRSTVTCLDWHPNDVLLAAGSTDFKVRVFSAYIKEIEDRPVSTSWGSKMPLGLMMAEFSNSTNGAGGWVHSVNFSSSGDRIAWVGHDSSISVADASKGMAVSVIRTDFLPFLACLWVSENRLIAAGHGCCPMLFEVNETGKVQFAGKLDASLKKESSGVSAMKKFQSLDRQARTETNDTSLGTLHQNAITSVCLHTGNKANATKFSTAGVDGLLAIWDFNNLESAMRGLKFN comes from the exons ATGCCAGAATCACTTAGTTTTGGAATCGATCCTATTACTGCTCATGCCTGGAACAAGGACCGCACAA AGTTGGCCATTTCACCGAACAGCCCTGAAGTTCATATCTACCACTTTCAGAGAGGAGAATGGAAACTAGAAGAAATTTTGAAAGAGCATGATTTAAAAGTCACTGGCATTGATTGGGCTCCCAACACCAATCG TATTGTTACATGTTCTGCGGACCGTAATGCGTATGTTTGGACTCAGTCTGAAGAGAAAAAATGGAAGCCTACACTTGTTTTACTGAGAATCAATCGTGCAGCAACTTGTGTTCGTTGGTCCCCACTAG AAAATAAATTTGCTGTTGGATCTGGGGCTCGACTGATTTCAGTctgttattttgaaaaagaaaatgattggTGGGTCTCAAAACATATTAAAAAACCAATCAGGTCTACTGTG ACATGTCTTGATTGGCATCCTAATGACGTCCTGCTTGCCGCTGGATCTACAGATTTTAAAGTGCGGGTTTTCTCTGCTTACATCAAAGAGATTGAAGATCGGCCCGTGTCAACTTCTTGGGGCTCTAAAATGCCTCTAGGACTTATGATGGCCGAATTTTCCAACTCGACTAATGGAGCTG GAGGCTGGGTGCATAGCGTTAATTTCAGCTCTAGCGGTGATCGAATCGCTTGGGTTGGCCACGATTCATCCATCTCCGTAGCCGATGCCTCTAAAGGAATGGCGGTCTCCGTGATTCGCACTGATTTCCTACCATTTTTAGCCTGCTTGTGGGTATCGGAAAATCGGCTCATAGCTGCG GGACATGGTTGTTGCCCAATGCTTTTTGAGGTGAACGAGACAGGGAAGGTACAATTTGCAGGAAAATTGGATGCGTCTCTGAAGAAGGAGTCGTCTGGTGTTAGTGCTATGAAAAAATTTCAGAGCCTGGATCGTCAAGCACGCACAGAAACCAACGATACATCTTTAGGCACTCTTCATCAGAACGCCATTACAAGTGTATGCTTGCATACCGGAAACAAAGCTAATGCTACGAAATTTTCTACTGCCGGAGTGGATGGACTTCTTGCTATCTGGGATTTTAAT AATCTGGAATCGGCAATGAGAGGATTAAAATTCAACTAA
- the LOC116927620 gene encoding rhythmically expressed gene 2 protein — protein MCYKLITFDFTGTLMRFRIPPHVQYERIASLYGVEIKNTQAFRKNFKTAFKTADNEHPNFGCNTNLHWTQWWVNVVKNTFIGAGVEDSPHLDSIAWHLIKLYSTTEGWEVVPGVKKVVHLLKQKGKRLGVISNMDPRLNNILQEAGLLHNFEFILTSYEAKCFKPQADIFKLALEKYSKDSIKPSESCHIGDSYKEDYLGAVQAGWDAILVNESSNSLDINKWCANFEKFDDTLLC, from the exons ATGTGTTATAAGTTAATAACGTTTGATTTCACTGGGACATTAATGCGTTTTCGAATCCCACCCCATGTCCAGTACGAAAGAATAGCTTCCTTGTACGGagtggaaataaaaaacaccCAAGCTTTTcgcaaaaattttaaaacagcTTTTAAAACCGCTGATAACGAACATCCAAACTTTGGCTGCAACACTAACCTACACTG GACACAATGGTGGGTAAATGTGGTGAAAAACACTTTCATAGGGGCAGGTGTTGAGGATAGCCCACATTTAGATTCAATAGCTTGGCATCTGATTAAACTATACAGCACAACTGAAGGCTGGGAAGTGGTTCCAG GTGTAAAAAAAGTGGTACATTTATTGAAACAAAAGGGTAAAAGACTTGGTGTAATTTCCAACATGGACCCTAGGTTGAATAATATTCTACAGGAAGCTGGACTTTTAcacaattttgaatttattttgaCATCCTATGAagctaaatgttttaaacCTCAGGCTGATATTTTTAAACTTGCCTTGGAAAAGTATAGCAAAGACTCTATCAAACCTTCTGAATCATGCCACATTGGTGACAGCTACAAGGAGGACTATCTAG GAGCTGTTCAAGCTGGATGGGATGCTATTCTAGTAAATGAGTCTTCCAACTCATTGGACATAAATAAGTGGTGTgctaattttgaaaagtttgaTGACACACTACTTTGCTAG
- the LOC116927619 gene encoding lactosylceramide 4-alpha-galactosyltransferase isoform X2, giving the protein MPLRMVYNKTLSRSTRKKLRKILAFAFLLYCLVYCANSFDRSTTGSSRLLPGADNLCPIESSATRWKRNEKAQNIFFLETSGERCLTARQACSIESTARSNPYAMISVHMENSGPTRQANVRNEQSSQRRNCAITNRLFEEWENNVKLVREDLLQHLRDTPLWRLQQQGRLNQSVHPLTHRSDAVRVAMLWKYGGVYLDLDCLVFRPLYCLKNTVGLVDFLPDWVENGVMAFEGGHPFLQFLMKYMYFCDRTEFPAEKILTCRNSSIILQSPRAFYAINNRRQNAFYHPEADQSDFEDLRFSYLSHVYDAGNRPSVPDKSLYGLLAREFCPTTYSMALADGEF; this is encoded by the exons ATGCCTTTGAGAATGGTGTATAATAAAACGTTATCGCGTTCAACACGCAAGAAGTTACGAAAAATATTGGCTTTCGCCTTTCTTCTCTACTGCTTGGTTTATTGTGCCAACTCTTTCGATCGCTCGACAACAG GGAGTAGCCGTTTACTTCCTGGAGCAGACAATTTATGTCCCATTGAGTCTTCCGCGACGCGTTggaaacgaaatgaaaaagctcaaaacattttctttttggagacCTCCGGAGAGCGTTGTTTGACCGCCCGACAAGCTTGCAGCATCGAATCAACAGCGAGGTCCAATCCTTACGCTATGATCTCTGTACACATGGAAAACAGTGGGCCAACAAGACAAGCGAATGTGAGAAACGAACAAAGCAGCCAAAGAAGAAATTGTGCGATTACGAACAGACTCTTCGAGGAGTGGGAAAATAACGTCAAACTTGTTCGAGAAGATTTACTACAACATCTTAGGGATACACCGTTATGGCGTCTTCAGCAGCAAGGCCGATTGAATCAGTCAGTTCATCCGCTAACTCATCGAAGTGATGCCGTGCGAGTTGCTATGCTATGGAAATACGGTGGTGTTTACCTGGATTTGGATTGCCTTGTCTTCCGGCCTCTTTACTGTCTCAAGAATACCGTAGGACTCGTGGATTTTTTACCTGATT GGGTTGAAAACGGTGTTATGGCATTTGAGGGCGGTCATCCGTTTCTTCAATTTCTAATGAAGTACATG TATTTTTGTGACAGAACCGAGTTTCCTGCAGAGAAAATTTTGACTTGCCGAAACAGTTCCATTATTCTTCAATCTCCACGAGCATTTTACGCAATCAACAATCGACGCCAGAATGCCTTTTACCATCCAGAAGCCGATCAGTCAGACTTCGAAGACTTGCGATTCAGTTATCTCTCACACGTCTACGACGCCGGTAACCGACCATCCGTCCCGGACAAATCTCTGTACGGCTTACTGGCCCGAGAATTCTGTCCTACTACTTACAGTATGGCTTTGGCAGACGGTGAATTTtaa
- the LOC116927619 gene encoding lactosylceramide 4-alpha-galactosyltransferase isoform X1, with amino-acid sequence MPLRMVYNKTLSRSTRKKLRKILAFAFLLYCLVYCANSFDRSTTGSSRLLPGADNLCPIESSATRWKRNEKAQNIFFLETSGERCLTARQACSIESTARSNPYAMISVHMENSGPTRQANVRNEQSSQRRNCAITNRLFEEWENNVKLVREDLLQHLRDTPLWRLQQQGRLNQSVHPLTHRSDAVRVAMLWKYGGVYLDLDCLVFRPLYCLKNTVGLVDFLPDWVENGVMAFEGGHPFLQFLMKYMVFAFKPEEYISLGPATLTDSIKYFCDRTEFPAEKILTCRNSSIILQSPRAFYAINNRRQNAFYHPEADQSDFEDLRFSYLSHVYDAGNRPSVPDKSLYGLLAREFCPTTYSMALADGEF; translated from the exons ATGCCTTTGAGAATGGTGTATAATAAAACGTTATCGCGTTCAACACGCAAGAAGTTACGAAAAATATTGGCTTTCGCCTTTCTTCTCTACTGCTTGGTTTATTGTGCCAACTCTTTCGATCGCTCGACAACAG GGAGTAGCCGTTTACTTCCTGGAGCAGACAATTTATGTCCCATTGAGTCTTCCGCGACGCGTTggaaacgaaatgaaaaagctcaaaacattttctttttggagacCTCCGGAGAGCGTTGTTTGACCGCCCGACAAGCTTGCAGCATCGAATCAACAGCGAGGTCCAATCCTTACGCTATGATCTCTGTACACATGGAAAACAGTGGGCCAACAAGACAAGCGAATGTGAGAAACGAACAAAGCAGCCAAAGAAGAAATTGTGCGATTACGAACAGACTCTTCGAGGAGTGGGAAAATAACGTCAAACTTGTTCGAGAAGATTTACTACAACATCTTAGGGATACACCGTTATGGCGTCTTCAGCAGCAAGGCCGATTGAATCAGTCAGTTCATCCGCTAACTCATCGAAGTGATGCCGTGCGAGTTGCTATGCTATGGAAATACGGTGGTGTTTACCTGGATTTGGATTGCCTTGTCTTCCGGCCTCTTTACTGTCTCAAGAATACCGTAGGACTCGTGGATTTTTTACCTGATT GGGTTGAAAACGGTGTTATGGCATTTGAGGGCGGTCATCCGTTTCTTCAATTTCTAATGAAGTACATGGTATTTGCTTTCAAGCCTGAGGAATACATAAGTCTTGGTCCAGCTACGTTAACCGATTCCATCAAGTATTTTTGTGACAGAACCGAGTTTCCTGCAGAGAAAATTTTGACTTGCCGAAACAGTTCCATTATTCTTCAATCTCCACGAGCATTTTACGCAATCAACAATCGACGCCAGAATGCCTTTTACCATCCAGAAGCCGATCAGTCAGACTTCGAAGACTTGCGATTCAGTTATCTCTCACACGTCTACGACGCCGGTAACCGACCATCCGTCCCGGACAAATCTCTGTACGGCTTACTGGCCCGAGAATTCTGTCCTACTACTTACAGTATGGCTTTGGCAGACGGTGAATTTtaa